In Zea mays cultivar B73 chromosome 7, Zm-B73-REFERENCE-NAM-5.0, whole genome shotgun sequence, the following proteins share a genomic window:
- the LOC100278728 gene encoding uncharacterized protein LOC100278728 yields the protein MLAWKEKVADRLARLLADSPVSPSPAQAAVEPSQAKSFPPEHFTPPKTSSLSSYVFSLLPTSNTGHEQNSPCSETLRPLPPESLPKKWRWSDVTWKDPPVELSEESGSESDRDERNGNFGNDPVLQSYRPINNSNGNEETSTSDCVGTLRYLTEKSMFVSPKLFAFFQSSLPGTLKGCHWVLLYSTWKHGISLRTLLRRSENIQGPCLLIVGDMQGAVFGGLLNSPLRPTEKRKYQGTNQTFVFTTIHGEPRLFRPTGANRFYYLCLNNALAFGGGGSFALCVDEDLLHGSSGSCETFGNSCLAYSPEFELKNVELWGFTHSWSRST from the exons ATGCTGGCGTGGAAGGAGAAGGTGGCGGACCGTCTCGCCCGCCTGCTCGCCGACTCCCCTGTCTCTCCCTCCCCTGCTCAGGCCGCCGTCGAGCCATCGCAG GCTAAATCTTTTCCACCAGAACATTTTACTCCCCCCAAGACATCATCATTATCTTCGTATGTATTTTCCCTTCTACCAACCTCAAACACAGGGCATGAGCAGAATTCACCTTGTTCAGAGACTTTGAGACCATTACCTCCTGAATCACTTCCTAAAAAATGGAGATGGAGTGATGTAACTTGGAAAGATCCTCCCGTGGAATTGAGTGAGGAGTCTGGGTCTGAAAGTGATAGAGATGAAAGGAATGGGAATTTTGGTAACGACCCAGTCCTTCAGTCATATAGGCCCATAAATAACTCAAATGGCAATGAGGAAACATCGACTTCAGATTGTGTGGGCACTCTTCGTTATCTAACTGAAAAGTCTATGTTTGTGTCTCCAAAACTATTTGCATTCTTTCAATCTTCTCTCCCTGGGACTTTGAAGGGGTGCCACTGGGTATTGCTATATAG CACCTGGAAGCATGGGATATCTCTGAGAACACTTCTTCGTAGAAGTGAGAATATTCAGGGTCCATGCCTATTG ATTGTTGGAGATATGCAAGGGGCTGTGTTTGGTGGCTTATTGAACAGTCCTCTGCGGCCCACAGAGAAAAGGAAATATCAG GGAACAAACCAGACGTTTGTGTTCACAACAATACATGGTGAACCTAGACTTTTCAGACCAACTG GTGCAAACAGATTCTACTATTTGTGCTTGAATAATGCTTTAGCATTTGGAGGTGGTGGAAGCTTCGCATTGTGTGTTGATGAAGATCT GTTACATGGAAGCAGTGGATCATGTGAGACATTTGGAAACTCATGTTTGGCATATAGTCCAGAGTTTGAACTAAAGAATGTGGAG TTATGGGGATTCACACATTCATGGAGCCGATCGACATAA